Proteins co-encoded in one Musa acuminata AAA Group cultivar baxijiao unplaced genomic scaffold, Cavendish_Baxijiao_AAA HiC_scaffold_1077, whole genome shotgun sequence genomic window:
- the LOC135666171 gene encoding uncharacterized protein LOC135666171: MSAAAITCSRGAAALGFRCWSLMRLPAAQVGCPRSNLSLLQRFSSQLVKSNGSRACLIDTLALVRRLEKEGVPSKQAEAITSTITEVLNESLESVAQSFVFKPEMQRSEMIQDSNIWKFKLEMKGSQDHHYALLQRETEKLRVDIEKMRSELRYEIDKVTVGQRLDLNLERE; this comes from the exons ATGTCTGCGGCGGCTATCACCTGCAGTAGAGGCGCCGCCGCGTTAGGGTTTCGTTGCTGGTCGCTGATGCGGCTGCCGGCGGCGCAAGTCGGGTGCCCTCGGTCCAATTTGTCGCTGCTGCAGCGCTTCTCTTCGCAACTCGTCAAGAGCAACGGGAGTAGGGCTTGCCTTATCGACACGCTCGCTCTG GTCAGGAGGTTGGAGAAGGAAGGGGTCCCGTCGAAGCAAGCGGAGGCCATCACATCGACCATCACGGAGGTTTTGAATGAGAGCTTGGAGAGCGTCGCCCAGTCCTTTGTGTTCAAGCCCGAGATGCAGAGG AGTGAGATGATTCAAGATTCTAATATCTGGAAATTCAAGTTGGAAATGAAGGGCTCGCAG GATCATCACTATGCATTGCTGCAACGAGAGACTGAAAAACTTCGAGTTGATATCGAGAAAATGCGTAGTGAACTTAG ATATGAAATCGACAAGGTAACTGTTGGGCAGCGCTTGGATCTAAACCTCGAGAGAGAGTAA